TTTTTTTTAAAATCAATGCAAGAATGACTTGCTTATTAGTTTGCGTTCATTAGGCGCTCAGTAAAAATCCTTATAATGCGTGAGGTTGCGGGAAATGTGACAATTGGCACAAGGATTGCTTTTAGAGAAGTGTTGCAAAGCAGTAGAATGAACTTCGTGGGACAGGTTACATACTACTCTATAGGTTTGGTGTATTAGGTTACGCCAAAAAAGAGATTACGATAGCGAAGGCTATCGAAAAAGGTTTTGGAGGGCATAAGATTTATGGCTGAGACTCAGACTACGTTAAAAAAGTCGATTAAGCCTAGTCAGGCTTGGGCGCTTGCGCTTGGCGCAATTTTAGGTTGGGGCGCATTTGTATTGCCGGCATTGAGATTTTTGCCAACAGCGGGACCACTTGCAGCTTGCATTGGTTTTGCATTAGGCGGAGCAATGTTAGTTTTTGTTGCCATGAGTTATGGCGACATGATCGGTAAGTACCCTGTTGCTGGTGGCGAATTCGTATTTGCATATGTCGGATTTGGCCCTACAGCCGCATTTATTTGTGGTTGGGCATTAGCGCTCGGTTATATTTGTATTATTGCACTTAACGCGTCAGCGCTAGCGCTGCTCTTTAGATTCCTCCTTCCAGGGGTATTTGAAGTTGGTTATCTGTATACAGTAGTAGGTTGGGACATTTACGCCGGCGAACTTGCAATGCTTATTGCTATCCTCGTAGGCTCAGGTTGGATCAACTACCGCGGTGCGGATCTTGTTGGTAAGATTCAGGTTTTCCTCGCAATTGCTCTGGTTGGTGGCGTATTCGCGCTCTTCGCCGGAACAGTTATGCATGAATCTTCTTCTTTAACTAACTTGCTTCCACTGTACGCTGTAGAACGCAGCCCTATGGCATCAATCATGGCGATCGTAGCTATTGCACCTTGGCTCTACGTTGGCTTTGATACTATTCCACAGGCTGCTGAAGAATTTGATTTCCCGCATGAGATGGCAACAAAACTGATGGTAACCGCGATTCTGTGTGGAGTTTTCCTCTACGCAATGGTTACTCTCTCTGTAGCTGGTCTCATACCTTATAAAGAACTTTTAGCTATGGATGTACCTTGGGCTACTGGCTACGTTGCTCACCTTTCATTAGGTAAAGCAGGTAGTGTGATTCTCGCAATGGCGGTTTCAGCAGCTATCTTCACCGGCATTAACGGTTTCTTCCTCGCATCTTCCCGTTTGCTCTTCAGCATCGGTCGCGCAAGAATCCTTCCTGCATGGTTCGGAGATATTCATCCAAAGTATGGTACTCCGCATAAGTCGATTGTATTTGTAACCCTGCTTACCATTATCGCACCGTTCTTCGGTCGTGAGGTACTGAACTGGGTAGTAGATATGTCAGCGGTTGGTACCGTTATTGGTTACCTCTTCACTTGCCTTGCTGCGTACAAAGTTGCTGTAGCGTTCCGTAGTGAAGAAAAAACCTCTAAGAAGATTATTTTTGCGGCGGTTGGTTCTGTGAGTTCCGTAATCTGTATCCTGCTTCTTACCGTTCCTGGTTCCCCTGGTTCCATCGGCACAGAATCTTGGATCGCATTGGTACTCTGGACTCTTCTCGGCGCAGTTTTCTACAAAATGAAAATGAGCGAATTCAAAGGCCTTGATCTTAAGACTCAGTCATCTTTGATGATGGGCGGTTTAGATCTCCCTACATTCTTCAAGAAATAGAAGAATCCTAATTTCAAGGTATTAAACAAATAAAAAGGATAGAAAGTGATGCATCACACATTCCATTCAGTAAGCAAGACTGTACACGGCGTAGGTTCAATTGCACAGACTGGCGACGAAGTTAAAGCCCTTGGCGGCAAACGTGCAATTATCGTAACTGACCCAGGTCTTGCATCTCTCGGCCTTCATGCGCCGGTAGAAGAAGCTCTCAAAGCTGCAGGCGTTGAGTTTGTTCTCTTCCCAAAAGCAGAACTTGAGCCAAATGCTGACTCTATCCAGGCTTGCGCCAACGCAGCAACCGAATTCAAAGCTGACGTTATGATCGGCTTCGGTGGCGGTAGTGCTCTTGATACTGCAAAAGCAGCTTCTGTTCTCGCAGTTCACGAAGGTCCTATCTCCAAGTACTTCGGCGTAAACGTTGTTCCTGGTCCGTGTATGCCAATGATCGCAATTCCTACAACTGCGGGCACTGGTTCTGAAATGACTTCCATTTCAGTACTGACCAACAACGAAACTGGTGCGAAAATGGGTGTTGTAAGTGATTACCTGTACGCTAACGCTGTTATCCTTGATCCAGCGATCACTACAGGTCTTCCAGCTCACGTAACCGCAATGACCGGCGTAGACGCATTCGTTCACGCAATGGAATCATTTGTTGGACTCCGTGCTACTCCATTTACCGATGCTCAGAACCTTGCAGCAATGAAAATGATCGCTGCGAACATTCGTACAGCGTACACCAATGGTTCTAACCTCGAAGCTCGTGAAGCAATGATTTACGGATCAGCTCTCGCAGGTCTCGGCTTCGGTAACACTCAGAACGGTGTTATCCACGCAGTAGGTACTTCTGTTCCTGCAACATACAAACTGCCTCACGGCCTCCTGATGGCATGTTTCGCTCCAGTTGGTATTAGCTTCAACTACATGGCTAACCCTGAGAAATATGCAATCGTTGCTGACATCCTGAACGGCGAAGACACTTGTGGTCCTGTTCTGGAACGCGCAGAAGGCTGTGCTGAAGCATTCATCAACATGCTCGAAGATCTCGACATTAAAGTTGGTCTTGCTCCTTACGGTGTGCAGGAATCTGATCTTGAAGGCATCGCAACTCGTGCAATGGCTGCAAAACGTCTTATGGACAACAACCCACGCCAGTGTACTGAGAAGCAGCTTCTCGACCACTTACAGAAAACTTTTTAGCGCATAGGGGTCCCCTTAGCAGCGCCGGAGCCGTTATCACCGTCGCGACTAAGGGGTTCCCCCTCCTAAAAGCTGACTATATTTTATTTTATTATTATACTTTGATTTAGTAGAAGGGTAAAAAAATGAGCAATTCAGAAATTACAAAAGCGGTACAGCAAGATAAAGCTAACTGTTGGCACCACCTCACCCAGCACAAACCATTTGACGGTGACGCAAACCCGATGATGATTGTTTCCGGTGAAGGTATGCGTATTAAAGACGCAAACGGCAACGAGTTTCTTGATGCTGTTTCCGGTGGTGTTTGGACTGTTAACGTAGGCTACGGCCGTGAAGAAATTGCGAAAGCAGTTTACGATCAGCTCAAAAAGCTTTGTTACTTCGCTGGTTCTGCCGGTACCATTCCAGGTGCACAGTTTGCTGAAGCTCTCATCGACAAAATGCCTGGCATGAGTCGTGTTTACTACTCAAACTCCGGTTCTGAAGCTAACGAAAAAGCTTACAAAATCGTACGTCAGCTCGCACACCTCAAAGGTGACGGCTCTAAACACAAAATTATTTTCCGCGATCGTGACTACCACGGTACTACCATTGGTGCATTGTCCTCCACTGGTCAGTTCGAGCGTAAAAACCAGTACGGTCCATTCGCTCCTGGTTTTGTAGAGCTTGCTCATTGTAACTGTTACCGTTGCCCATTCGGCAAAGAATACGGTAGCTGTGACATCGAATGTGCTCACGCTCTCGAGACTCTCATCCAGAATGAAGGTCCTGAAAACGTTGGCGGCGTAATCCTCGAGCCAATCACCGCTGGTGGCGGCGTAATCGTACCTGTACCTGAGTACTTCCCGATTATCCGCGAAATATGTGACCGTCACGGCGTTCTTCTTCACATTGATGAAGTTGTATGTGGTCTCGGCCGTACAGGTAAATGGTTCGGTTACCAGCACTTTGACTTCACCCCGGACATGGTAACCATGGCTAAAGGTGTTGCATCTGGTTACGCAGGTATCTCCTGTACCGTAACTACTGAAAAAGTTTTTGATGAGTTCAAAGCTGATCCATCCGATCGCATGCACTACTTCCGCGATATCTCCACTTTCGGTGGTTGTACCGCAGGTCCAGCAGCTGCACTTGCTAACATGGACATCATCATTAAAGAGAACCTTCTTGAAAACGTTGTTACCATGGGTGACTACTTCCAGGATCGTCTCTTTGAGCTCAAAGACAAGTACTCCATTATCGGCGACGTTCGCGGTAAAGGCCTCTTCCAGGGTCTCGAGCTCGTTAAAGATCGTGCAACTAAAGAGCCTGTTGACGAAGCTGTTGCAGCTGGTATCGCAGGAAATTGTGGTAAAGAAGGCGTAATCATCGGCCGTACAAACCGCTCTTTCAAAGAGTTCAACAACACTCTTTGCTTCAGCCCTGCACTGATCGCTGGTAAATCTGAAATTGATGAAATCATTGATGCACTCGATAAATCTTTTGCATCTGTTTCTGCATAACTAAAATAATTCATATTCTTAGGAGATAAGACAATGATCGTAGGCGTACTTAAAGAAATTAAAGTTAAAGAAAATCGCGTTTGTATGACTCCAGCTGGCGTTACCACTATGGTATCCCGTGGTCACGAAGTTCTCGTAGAGAAAAATGCTGGCGTTGGTTCCGGTTTCTCTGATGCAGAATACGTAGCAGCAGGCGCAACTATCATCGATACTCCGCAGGCAATTTGCGACAAAGCTGAAATGGTAATGCACGTTAAAGAACCACAGCCTTCCGAATACGGCATGCTCCGTAAAGGCCAGATCCTCTTTACTTACCTGCACCTTGCTGCTGACAAACCACAGACCGAAGGTCTCATGGCATCCGGCGCAACTTGCATCGCATACGAAACTGTTCAGAAAGCTGACCGTTCCCTTCCACTTCTTACACCAATGTCTGAAGTTGCTGGCCGTATGTCTATCCAGCAGGGTTCTGTTGCTCTCGAAAAAACAAACGGCGGCCTTGGTAAACTCCTCGGTGGCGTACCAGGCGTAGCTCCTGCTAAAGTAATGGTAATCGGCGGCGGCGTTGTTGGCGTTCAGGCTGCTAAAATGGCTTGTGGCCTCGGCGCACAGGTTTACCTCATGGACATCAGCCTTGATCGTCTTCGTTACCTCGCAGACGTAATGCCTGCTAACTGCACCACCCTCATGTCTTCTAAAGGCGCTATCCAGGAACTTCTTCC
The window above is part of the Halodesulfovibrio sp. MK-HDV genome. Proteins encoded here:
- a CDS encoding APC family permease, giving the protein MAETQTTLKKSIKPSQAWALALGAILGWGAFVLPALRFLPTAGPLAACIGFALGGAMLVFVAMSYGDMIGKYPVAGGEFVFAYVGFGPTAAFICGWALALGYICIIALNASALALLFRFLLPGVFEVGYLYTVVGWDIYAGELAMLIAILVGSGWINYRGADLVGKIQVFLAIALVGGVFALFAGTVMHESSSLTNLLPLYAVERSPMASIMAIVAIAPWLYVGFDTIPQAAEEFDFPHEMATKLMVTAILCGVFLYAMVTLSVAGLIPYKELLAMDVPWATGYVAHLSLGKAGSVILAMAVSAAIFTGINGFFLASSRLLFSIGRARILPAWFGDIHPKYGTPHKSIVFVTLLTIIAPFFGREVLNWVVDMSAVGTVIGYLFTCLAAYKVAVAFRSEEKTSKKIIFAAVGSVSSVICILLLTVPGSPGSIGTESWIALVLWTLLGAVFYKMKMSEFKGLDLKTQSSLMMGGLDLPTFFKK
- a CDS encoding iron-containing alcohol dehydrogenase, translated to MHHTFHSVSKTVHGVGSIAQTGDEVKALGGKRAIIVTDPGLASLGLHAPVEEALKAAGVEFVLFPKAELEPNADSIQACANAATEFKADVMIGFGGGSALDTAKAASVLAVHEGPISKYFGVNVVPGPCMPMIAIPTTAGTGSEMTSISVLTNNETGAKMGVVSDYLYANAVILDPAITTGLPAHVTAMTGVDAFVHAMESFVGLRATPFTDAQNLAAMKMIAANIRTAYTNGSNLEAREAMIYGSALAGLGFGNTQNGVIHAVGTSVPATYKLPHGLLMACFAPVGISFNYMANPEKYAIVADILNGEDTCGPVLERAEGCAEAFINMLEDLDIKVGLAPYGVQESDLEGIATRAMAAKRLMDNNPRQCTEKQLLDHLQKTF
- a CDS encoding aspartate aminotransferase family protein, which produces MSNSEITKAVQQDKANCWHHLTQHKPFDGDANPMMIVSGEGMRIKDANGNEFLDAVSGGVWTVNVGYGREEIAKAVYDQLKKLCYFAGSAGTIPGAQFAEALIDKMPGMSRVYYSNSGSEANEKAYKIVRQLAHLKGDGSKHKIIFRDRDYHGTTIGALSSTGQFERKNQYGPFAPGFVELAHCNCYRCPFGKEYGSCDIECAHALETLIQNEGPENVGGVILEPITAGGGVIVPVPEYFPIIREICDRHGVLLHIDEVVCGLGRTGKWFGYQHFDFTPDMVTMAKGVASGYAGISCTVTTEKVFDEFKADPSDRMHYFRDISTFGGCTAGPAAALANMDIIIKENLLENVVTMGDYFQDRLFELKDKYSIIGDVRGKGLFQGLELVKDRATKEPVDEAVAAGIAGNCGKEGVIIGRTNRSFKEFNNTLCFSPALIAGKSEIDEIIDALDKSFASVSA
- the ald gene encoding alanine dehydrogenase, which codes for MIVGVLKEIKVKENRVCMTPAGVTTMVSRGHEVLVEKNAGVGSGFSDAEYVAAGATIIDTPQAICDKAEMVMHVKEPQPSEYGMLRKGQILFTYLHLAADKPQTEGLMASGATCIAYETVQKADRSLPLLTPMSEVAGRMSIQQGSVALEKTNGGLGKLLGGVPGVAPAKVMVIGGGVVGVQAAKMACGLGAQVYLMDISLDRLRYLADVMPANCTTLMSSKGAIQELLPEMDMVVGAVLIPGAKAPAVVTREDLKLMKKGAALVDVAIDQGGCFETSKATTHENPTYEVEGVIHYCVANIPGAVPATSTMALTNATLPYALEIANKGWKKACQENEEIKLGLNVHEGKLTYKAVCDAFGFDYTPVEDVL